In one Magallana gigas chromosome 9, xbMagGiga1.1, whole genome shotgun sequence genomic region, the following are encoded:
- the LOC105326838 gene encoding uncharacterized protein: MVFVGGELVGEITILKSAVYKRGHIKLHCCSECLRELDCSGTRIDFNSSSCSLLKGQFFAIEQPLSSSQIFMKTGTATVTTSTMQMSSIAESSSKTTPVTGYETPFVTEITSTETVNETAPQDTVTGTTPSVIVNETTTPETVTEPTFTETVTETTSPDTVNKTTFSDTVKGITFPDTDTLSPHNVTEKNSPNTVIETTSPDTVNETSSSDILNETTFPETVTETTPLNTEPGTTYPNILNETTSRYTVTETSPGNATETLSLETVTETASQETVTETASQDTVTETTSLGTVAETIYSDALTFPSAVNKTTQDLVTETATLGTEFATTLMGFSSTKGALVTSTERVCSDCECIGITTSLSGVYEITVDGQLTSVYCEMKYGFQWTVVFRRTVGNVLFNNVWTSYTNGFGNLDGDFWLGLDNIHHFTSSGQSVMRVEMEDINGQTGFAQYSTFLVGSPSSNYKLIVSQYAGNSGCKFFFNFMSRGD, encoded by the exons ATGGTTTTTGTTGGAGGTGAATTGGTTGGGGAAATTACGATTTTGAAATCTGCTGTTTATAAGAGAGGACATATTAAACTCCACTGCTGCTCAGAATGTTTGAGGGAACTCGACTGCAGTGGAACTCGAATAGATTTCAACTCTTCCAGCTGTTCACTTTTGAAAGGCCAGTTCTTTGCAATAGAACAACCACTGTCGTCCTCTCAGATCTTCATG aaaACAGGTACAGCAACTGTTACTACGAGCACTATGCAAATGTCAAGTATTGCAGAAAGTTCGTCAAAAACCACCCCAGTTACTGGCTATGAAACACCTTTTGTTACTGAAATAACCTCTACAGAAACTGTGAATGAAACAGCACCTCAAGATACTGTGACTGGAACAACTCCTTCAGTAATAGTGAATGAAACCACCACTCCAGAAACTGTCACTGAACCAACCTTTACAGAAACTGTAACTGAAACGACCTCTCCAGATACTGTAAATAAAACAACGTTTTCAGATACCGTGAAAGGAATTACCTTTCCAGATACTGATACATTATCTCCACATAATGTGACTGAAAAAAATTCTCCGAACACTGTAATTGAAACAACATCTCCAGACACTGTAAATGAAACATCATCTTCAGATATTTTGAATGAAACAACCTTTCCAGAAACTGTGACGGAAACAACACCTCTAAACACTGAACCTGGAACGACTTATCCAAATATTCTTAATGAAACAACTTCTAGATATACTGTGACCGAAACATCTCCAGGTAATGCAACTGAAACACTATCTCTAGAAACAGTGACTGAAACAGCATCTCAAGAAACAGTGACAGAAACAGCATCTCAAGACACTGTGACTGAAACAACATCCTTAGGTACTGTGGCTGAAACAATATATTCTGATGCTTTGACCTTTCCAAGCGCTGTCAATAAAACAACTCAAGATCTTGTGACAGAAACAGCTACTCTGGGAACTGAATTTGCTACAACTCTCATGGGTTTTTCGTCAACAAAAGGGGCTTTGGTCACGTCCACTGAACGTG TTTGTTCAGATTGTGAATGCATCGGCATAACAACGTCTCTGAGTGGAGTCTATGAGATAACAGTCGACGGACAGCTAACCAGTGTCTATTGCGAAATGAAGTATGGCTTTCAGTGGAcg GTAGTATTTCGACGAACTGTTGGCAATGTCCTCTTCAATAATGTATGGACGAGCTACACAAATGGATTTGGAAATCTGGACGGTGACTTCTGGTTAG GTTTGGACAATATACATCATTTTACGTCGTCGGGACAGAGCGTTATGAGGGTAGAGATGGAGGATATAAACGGCCAGACTGGTTTCGCTCAGTACAGCACCTTCCTGGTCGGGAGTCCGTCTTCAAACTACAAGCTCATTGTGTCTCAGTACGCTGGAAACTCTGGATGCaagttctttttcaattttatgtcCAGGGGAGATTAA